The following proteins are encoded in a genomic region of Periophthalmus magnuspinnatus isolate fPerMag1 chromosome 21, fPerMag1.2.pri, whole genome shotgun sequence:
- the LOC117389792 gene encoding indian hedgehog B protein-like, translating into MRVSALFLGALLLSLAPAAESCGPGRAYGKRRPPKKLIPLAYKQFSPNVAEKTLGASGRPEGKITRNSERFKELTPNYNTDIIFKDEEDTGADRLMTQRCKDKLNSLAISVMNMWPGVKLRVTEGWDEDGHHSEDSLHYEGRAVDITTSDRDRNKYAMLARLAVEAGFDWVYYESKAHIHCSVKSENSVAAKTGGCFPGESLVSLKDGGTKRMSDVLPGDMVLSSSLDGLGPLTYSPVLSFIDRQPHVNKTFYVINTSDGASISLTAAHLIFVSDCTRNSLRTVFASDVKPGQCVVTSRGGEGTNMAVVSSVKERRSRGLFAPLTQHGSIVVDHVLASCYAALNRPGLAHWVLAPLRLLHSLVPPPQASIVGVHWYPRALQWLGRYLLPDAQFHPLGFDV; encoded by the exons ATGCGGGTCTCGGCGCTCTTCCTCGGTGCGCTCCTCCTGTCGCTCGCACCTGCCGCCGAAAGCTGCGGTCCAGGGAGGGCGTACGGCAAGAGGCGGCCCCCCAAGAAGCTCATCCCGCTGGCGTACAAGCAGTTCAGCCCCAACGTGGCGGAGAAGACCCTAGGGGCGAGCGGCAGACCGGAGGGCAAGATCACGAGGAACTCCGAGCGGTTTAAGGAGCTGACGCCGAACTATAACACGGACATCATCTTTAAAGACGAGGAGGACACGGGAGCGGACCGCCTCATGACGCAG CGCTGTAAGGACAAGCTGAACTCCCTGGCTATCTCCGTCATGAACATGTGGCCTGGAGTCAAACTGAGAGTGACTGAAGGCTGGGACGAAGATGGACACCACTCTGAAGACTCCCTGCACTACGAGGGACGGGCTGTGGACATCACCACCTCAGACAG GGACAGAAATAAGTACGCCATGTTGGCCCGTCTGGCGGTGGAGGCGGGGTTTGACTGGGTCTACTATGAGTCCAAGGCCCACATCCACTGCAGCGTTAAGTCAG agaatTCGGTGGCGGCTAAGACCGGCGGCTGTTTCCCCGGCGAATCTCTGGTGTCCCTCAAGGATGGTGGGACAAAGCGGATGAGCGATGTCCTCCCTGGAGACatggtcctgtcctcctccttaGACGGGCTGGGTCCCCTCACCTACAGTCCTGTGCTGTCCTTCATTGACCGTCAACCCCACGTCAACAAGACTttctatgtcatcaacacaagtGACGGAGCTAGCATCTCTCTCACAGCAGCGCACCTCATTTTTGTGTCAGACTGCACACGTAACTCTCTAAGGACAGTATTCGCCAGCGATGTCAAACCCGGACAGTGTGTGGTGACATCACGAGGGGGCGAGGGGACAAACATGGCCGTCGTGTCCtcagtgaaggagaggaggagtcgCGGGTTGTTTGCCCCGCTAACACAGCACGGTTCCATAGTGGTGGATCACGTGTTAGCGTCATGTTATGCGGCGCTAAACAGACCAGGGCTTGCTCACTGGGTGCTAGCTCCACTCAGACTGCTCCACAGCCTCGTACCCCCTCCTCAGGCCTCAATCGTCGGGGTGCACTGGTACCCCCGAGCGCTGCAGTGGTTGGGGAGGTACCTGCTGCCTGACGCACAGTTCCATCCTTTGGGGTTCGACGTGTAA